A single genomic interval of Asinibacterium sp. OR53 harbors:
- a CDS encoding pitrilysin family protein — MQRIKMLLVLLLVVVQLAAQNKTVKDKVLPVSPEVKIGKLSNGLTYYIRKNQEPKNRAELRLVVNAGSTLESDKQVGLAHFVEHMCFNGTKHFKKQELVDFLEKSGVNFGADLNAYTSFDETVYELQVPTDSPVVYRQALQILEDWAHLVSFEHTEIDKERGVIVEEWRLGRGADARLRDKYFPVMLKGSQYAKRLPIGTKENIDTAHYNTLTSFYKDWYRPDLQAVIVVGDVDVAETERMIKEHFAKIPRAVNPKPRKKFSIPSHTETRVSILTDPEQPYNVVQIYYTQPEIPAAKTESEYRASIVRGLFNQMMSSRLDEIAQKPDAPFLFGSSSYGSFIGDKDAFSLLAVAKTGKDIAASMETLVTENERVRQYGFVQSELDRAVKSSMSYIENLYKERNKTKSAELLQELVRNYLKQESIPGIEYEYGLYQKFLPTITLQEVNSLISRWIKKTDRSIIVTAPEKEKNNLISSTAALDILNKPLGSLKKYEDKMATGPLLPVAPVPGKITAEKQYESIGTTEWTLSNGAHVVLKPTTFKNDDIQFSAISWGGTSLYSDADYMNATNASLIALTGGMGNLDIQSLQKEMAGKNCTVAPSMSNYMQGMNGSSTTKDLETAMQLLYGYFVAPRKDSSMFKVVQQQMQVQLANKDKNPASVFGDTVGYVMGNYHPRRKPVTLEAVKQLELDRAFNIYKERFSNGGQFLFTFVGNFTLDSIRPLVEKYIASLPSTGKQDTWKDVGLRYPQGVINKVVKKGKESKASVRLYFTGNSAAFNDLDELQIGQLCKALGIRLREVLREDAGGVYGVSVSGGLSREPVNNYSIGIQFGCAPENVDKLIGLTMDEINHTKSNGVAPVNIEKVIAEQTRGLETEFKENSYWRYKLEQQIFRKQNPEKILEAPQLVKKITVERTKELANQYFNEANMAKFVLLPEDK, encoded by the coding sequence CATTTCAAGAAACAAGAGCTGGTGGACTTCCTCGAAAAAAGCGGCGTGAATTTCGGCGCCGACCTGAATGCTTACACCAGTTTCGACGAAACGGTATATGAACTACAGGTGCCTACGGATAGTCCTGTTGTATACCGACAGGCTTTGCAGATACTGGAAGACTGGGCACACCTCGTTAGCTTTGAGCATACCGAAATAGACAAAGAGCGCGGTGTAATTGTAGAGGAATGGCGATTGGGCCGCGGCGCCGATGCCAGGCTCCGTGATAAATATTTCCCGGTCATGTTAAAGGGATCACAGTATGCCAAGCGACTGCCCATTGGCACCAAGGAAAATATTGATACAGCGCATTACAATACGCTCACCAGTTTTTATAAAGACTGGTACCGCCCCGATCTGCAAGCGGTGATTGTAGTAGGCGATGTGGATGTAGCGGAAACAGAGCGGATGATCAAAGAGCATTTCGCGAAAATACCCAGGGCTGTCAATCCCAAACCAAGGAAAAAATTCAGCATTCCCTCTCATACAGAAACCAGGGTATCCATCCTTACCGATCCGGAGCAACCTTATAACGTGGTACAGATCTATTATACCCAACCGGAAATACCTGCTGCCAAAACAGAGAGTGAATACCGTGCGTCTATTGTACGCGGACTGTTCAATCAAATGATGAGCAGCAGGCTGGATGAGATCGCACAAAAGCCCGATGCACCCTTCCTTTTCGGAAGCAGTAGCTATGGTAGTTTCATTGGCGATAAAGATGCTTTCAGTTTGCTGGCCGTAGCCAAAACAGGTAAAGACATTGCCGCTTCCATGGAAACCCTCGTAACAGAGAATGAAAGGGTAAGGCAATACGGTTTCGTACAAAGCGAACTGGACCGTGCCGTTAAATCCAGCATGTCGTACATAGAGAACCTGTACAAAGAACGCAACAAGACCAAATCGGCAGAGTTGCTGCAGGAACTGGTACGTAATTATTTGAAACAGGAATCTATCCCCGGTATTGAATATGAGTATGGATTATACCAGAAATTCCTACCTACCATCACCCTGCAGGAAGTCAACAGCCTGATTAGCCGGTGGATCAAAAAGACCGATCGTTCTATTATCGTTACTGCACCCGAAAAAGAAAAAAACAACCTGATCAGCAGTACGGCTGCATTGGATATACTGAACAAACCTTTGGGCTCGTTAAAAAAGTATGAAGATAAAATGGCAACAGGTCCGTTATTGCCGGTTGCACCCGTTCCGGGCAAAATAACGGCCGAGAAACAATACGAATCCATTGGTACTACTGAATGGACTTTATCGAACGGTGCGCATGTTGTGCTCAAACCTACCACATTTAAAAACGACGATATCCAATTCTCGGCCATCAGTTGGGGCGGTACTTCACTTTACAGCGATGCCGACTATATGAATGCAACCAACGCCTCATTGATTGCATTAACAGGTGGCATGGGCAACCTGGATATACAAAGCCTGCAAAAAGAAATGGCGGGAAAGAACTGCACCGTAGCGCCTTCCATGAGTAATTACATGCAGGGCATGAATGGCAGCAGCACCACGAAAGACCTGGAAACAGCCATGCAGTTGTTATACGGCTATTTTGTAGCGCCACGTAAAGACAGCAGTATGTTCAAAGTAGTACAGCAGCAGATGCAGGTACAGTTGGCGAATAAGGATAAAAACCCGGCCAGTGTATTTGGCGATACAGTGGGCTATGTAATGGGTAATTATCACCCGAGGCGCAAACCTGTTACGCTGGAAGCAGTGAAACAACTGGAGCTTGACCGCGCATTTAATATTTATAAAGAAAGGTTCTCTAACGGCGGACAATTCCTGTTTACGTTTGTAGGCAATTTCACGTTGGACAGTATCAGGCCGCTGGTTGAAAAATATATTGCCTCTCTCCCGTCCACCGGCAAACAAGACACCTGGAAAGACGTAGGTCTGCGTTATCCGCAAGGCGTCATCAACAAAGTGGTGAAAAAAGGAAAAGAAAGCAAAGCCAGTGTACGGTTGTATTTCACCGGCAACAGCGCTGCTTTCAACGACCTCGACGAACTGCAAATTGGCCAGTTGTGTAAAGCATTGGGCATCCGTTTGAGAGAAGTGCTGCGTGAAGACGCAGGTGGCGTATACGGTGTAAGCGTTTCGGGTGGATTGAGCAGAGAACCGGTGAACAATTACAGCATCGGTATACAGTTTGGTTGCGCACCCGAAAACGTAGACAAGCTGATAGGACTAACCATGGATGAAATCAATCATACCAAGTCCAACGGCGTTGCCCCGGTCAACATTGAAAAAGTGATAGCCGAACAAACCCGTGGCCTCGAAACCGAGTTCAAGGAAAACAGTTATTGGCGTTACAAACTGGAACAGCAGATCTTCCGCAAGCAAAATCCCGAAAAAATACTGGAAGCGCCGCAACTCGTTAAGAAAATTACCGTAGAGCGCACGAAAGAACTTGCGAATCAATATTTCAATGAAGCCAATATGGCCAAATTTGTCTTACTGCCTGAGGATAAATAA
- a CDS encoding glucose-1-phosphate adenylyltransferase: MSTISKSVLAVILGGGAGTRLFPLTASRSKPAVPIAGKYRLVDIPISNCINSDINRMFVLTQFNSASLNKHIKNTYLFSAFSTGFVDILAAEQTPENSGWFQGTADAVRQSLRHISNHDFEYVLILSGDQLYQMDFTEMLKAHRTSEADISIATIPVTEREATEFGIMKADAKSFITSFIEKPKKELLPDWVSDTGAEMQQAGRHYQASMGIYIFSKKMLYHLLNEVHPQATDFGKEIIPDSIANYKVISYQYDGYWTDIGNIYSFFEANLALTQDIPPFNLFDHTKTVYSRSRMLPPAKISGTTLEKTLIAEGSIIHASRLEQCIVGIRSRIGAGTTIVNSYVMGNDGYETIEEMSTDDSKGIPRMGIGERCFIKNAIIDKNCRIGNAVQINGGDHLANTDHPLYAVKDGIVVVKKMAILPDGFVIG, from the coding sequence ATGAGTACGATTTCAAAATCAGTTCTGGCCGTGATCCTGGGAGGAGGCGCCGGAACAAGACTGTTCCCGCTTACCGCGAGCCGATCCAAACCCGCTGTACCAATTGCCGGTAAATACCGCCTCGTTGATATCCCTATCAGCAATTGTATCAACAGCGATATCAATCGCATGTTCGTGCTTACCCAGTTCAACTCGGCATCGTTGAACAAGCACATCAAGAATACTTATTTATTCAGCGCCTTCAGTACTGGTTTTGTAGACATACTGGCTGCCGAACAAACACCCGAAAACAGCGGTTGGTTCCAGGGTACGGCCGATGCGGTGCGACAATCGCTCCGGCATATTTCGAACCACGATTTCGAGTATGTACTTATCCTGAGTGGTGACCAGTTGTACCAGATGGATTTTACCGAAATGCTCAAGGCGCACAGAACAAGTGAAGCGGATATCTCCATTGCTACTATTCCAGTAACGGAAAGGGAAGCAACGGAGTTCGGTATCATGAAAGCGGATGCGAAGAGCTTCATTACATCTTTCATTGAGAAACCGAAAAAAGAGTTGTTGCCCGATTGGGTAAGCGACACCGGGGCCGAGATGCAGCAGGCAGGCAGGCATTACCAGGCCTCGATGGGTATTTATATTTTCAGTAAGAAAATGCTGTATCACCTGCTTAATGAAGTACATCCGCAAGCAACAGATTTCGGGAAAGAGATCATCCCCGATTCCATTGCAAATTATAAAGTGATCAGCTACCAGTATGATGGTTACTGGACCGATATCGGGAACATCTATTCCTTCTTCGAAGCCAACCTGGCGCTGACACAGGATATTCCACCTTTCAATTTATTCGATCATACCAAGACGGTGTATAGCCGCTCCCGCATGTTGCCTCCTGCCAAGATCAGTGGCACCACGCTGGAAAAAACCCTGATCGCGGAAGGGTCCATTATCCATGCCAGCAGGCTGGAACAATGTATCGTAGGCATCCGTTCGCGCATAGGAGCCGGTACTACCATCGTTAACAGTTATGTTATGGGTAACGACGGGTATGAAACCATTGAAGAAATGAGCACGGATGATTCCAAAGGAATACCCAGGATGGGCATTGGCGAACGTTGCTTTATCAAGAATGCGATCATAGATAAGAATTGCCGCATTGGCAATGCCGTTCAGATCAACGGAGGAGATCACCTGGCTAATACAGACCATCCTTTGTATGCGGTGAAAGACGGTATTGTGGTGGTGAAGAAGATGGCTATTCTGCCGGATGGTTTTGTAATTGGATAA
- a CDS encoding glycogen synthase translates to MEIIHVSAECYPVAKAGGLGDVVGALPKYQCKAGHVAKVVMPMYRTKFLYDNEWTVDFKGSSNLGNWFFDYTIIKETTNKLGFDLYLVDINGLLDRHRIYGYDDDVERFTAFQIAVVNWMSSWEHKPRVLHCHDYHAGLLPFMMQHCYDYRKLASIPTVLTIHNAQYQGWMGWDQSKYIPRWDLWKRGMLDWNGNINPLASGIKCADKVTTVSHSYMDELRSNSNGLEKLFEYEKGKCVGILNGIDNEVWDPETDKYLDHHFSVATAKTGKQQNKELLCRRFGLDPNKPLFVFIGRLVGEKAADVLPDAIRVAIDHTQGQASFLVLGSGETQVEWQFQQMKEPYADVFNVVIGYDEALSHLMYAGADFLLMPSRVEPCGLNQMYAMRYGTVPIVRSTGGLQDTVTDMGDPGGFGIRFNHANIEDIDYSISRAVSVYQHPAHLDTMRKQMMEIDHSWESVVEAYLKLYRSLR, encoded by the coding sequence ATGGAGATCATTCATGTCAGTGCAGAGTGTTATCCCGTAGCCAAAGCGGGCGGATTAGGCGATGTAGTAGGGGCTTTACCCAAATACCAATGCAAAGCGGGGCATGTAGCCAAAGTGGTGATGCCCATGTACCGGACCAAGTTCTTATACGACAACGAGTGGACGGTAGATTTCAAAGGAAGTTCCAACCTGGGAAACTGGTTTTTCGACTATACCATCATCAAGGAAACCACCAATAAGCTGGGGTTCGACCTTTACCTGGTAGACATCAACGGGCTGCTCGACCGGCACCGGATATATGGGTATGATGATGATGTGGAGCGTTTCACAGCCTTCCAGATCGCTGTAGTGAACTGGATGAGCAGTTGGGAGCACAAACCCCGCGTGCTGCACTGCCACGACTATCATGCCGGTCTGCTGCCCTTCATGATGCAGCATTGCTATGATTACCGGAAGCTGGCATCTATCCCCACCGTGCTTACCATTCACAATGCCCAATACCAGGGATGGATGGGGTGGGACCAGAGTAAGTATATACCGCGGTGGGACCTGTGGAAAAGGGGCATGCTGGATTGGAACGGTAATATTAATCCATTGGCATCGGGCATCAAGTGCGCCGATAAAGTAACCACCGTGAGCCATAGTTATATGGATGAGCTGCGCTCGAATTCGAACGGACTGGAAAAATTATTCGAATACGAAAAGGGAAAATGTGTGGGCATTCTCAACGGAATCGATAATGAAGTATGGGATCCTGAAACGGATAAATACCTCGATCATCATTTTTCTGTTGCCACCGCAAAGACAGGCAAGCAGCAGAATAAAGAGTTATTGTGCAGGCGGTTTGGTTTGGATCCCAACAAACCATTATTTGTTTTCATTGGCCGGCTCGTGGGCGAAAAAGCGGCCGATGTATTACCCGATGCGATCCGTGTGGCCATTGATCACACACAGGGCCAGGCTTCTTTCCTCGTACTGGGCAGTGGCGAAACGCAGGTGGAATGGCAGTTCCAGCAAATGAAAGAGCCTTATGCCGATGTGTTCAATGTGGTGATAGGATATGATGAAGCATTGAGTCACCTGATGTATGCCGGCGCTGATTTTTTGTTGATGCCCAGCAGGGTGGAGCCATGCGGACTCAACCAGATGTATGCCATGCGTTATGGAACCGTTCCCATTGTGAGAAGTACAGGTGGTTTGCAGGATACGGTGACGGATATGGGCGATCCCGGTGGGTTTGGTATCCGCTTCAACCATGCGAATATTGAAGACATCGACTATTCGATCAGCCGTGCCGTATCGGTATACCAACACCCGGCGCATTTGGATACGATGCGCAAGCAGATGATGGAAATAGACCACAGCTGGGAATCTGTAGTAGAAGCATACCTGAAGCTGTACAGGTCATTACGATAA
- a CDS encoding MFS transporter: protein MNQQTKWSQFGTLISVFFFWGFVAASNDILIPVFKKAFNLSQAQSMLVSVAFYVAYTVGSLIYFGISKTIKHDLLNKMGYKNGIALGLLISAIGTLLFYPAANSSSFTLMITGLFVVGLGFSLQQIAANPLAIVIGDPKTGSQRLNMAGGINNFGTTIGPLLVSFAIFGSVTSGSGTASIESVKVPYLVLGAAFILVALFFKFSSIPNKIDLEDVAAHEADSEKQVMHRSSAIQYPQLWLGMIGIFVYVGVEVATAANLPEYMRQHMNIPTDKIAPFVSLYWASLMMGRWTASVGAFSVSMGAKKILNFLMPYLAFAVFLAVNAIARHDISSFYVYGFVIIAMIIGDILSKGNPARMLLIFASMGITALVIGMLSEGKTSVFAFISVGLFCSTLWPCIFTLAIAGLGKHTNQGSSMLIMMIMGGGLVSLLQGWVASDHILGIRYSYVVGVACFAYLAFYAIRSKAILKAQGIDYDIKTSGAH, encoded by the coding sequence ATGAACCAACAAACCAAATGGTCGCAGTTCGGCACCCTCATTTCTGTTTTCTTTTTCTGGGGATTTGTAGCCGCGAGTAACGACATACTCATTCCGGTATTTAAAAAAGCTTTTAACCTGTCGCAGGCGCAGAGCATGCTGGTATCTGTGGCTTTTTATGTAGCCTACACCGTAGGGTCGCTTATTTATTTTGGCATATCTAAAACGATTAAGCACGACCTGCTGAATAAAATGGGTTATAAAAACGGCATTGCCCTTGGGCTCCTTATTTCAGCTATTGGTACACTGCTGTTCTATCCTGCGGCCAACAGTTCTTCTTTTACATTGATGATTACCGGGCTGTTTGTAGTAGGATTGGGTTTTTCGCTTCAGCAGATTGCTGCCAACCCACTCGCCATTGTGATCGGCGATCCCAAAACTGGTTCACAAAGACTAAACATGGCAGGAGGTATCAATAACTTCGGTACCACCATCGGCCCATTACTGGTAAGCTTTGCCATCTTCGGCAGTGTTACCAGTGGTTCCGGTACCGCCAGCATCGAAAGTGTGAAAGTGCCCTATCTCGTCCTCGGCGCCGCTTTCATCCTGGTGGCGTTGTTCTTTAAGTTTTCATCCATCCCCAATAAAATTGACCTGGAAGATGTGGCAGCACACGAGGCCGACAGTGAAAAGCAGGTGATGCACCGGTCTTCGGCTATTCAATACCCTCAACTTTGGCTGGGCATGATCGGCATATTCGTATATGTAGGCGTGGAAGTGGCCACCGCCGCCAACCTGCCCGAATACATGCGGCAGCATATGAACATTCCTACAGATAAGATCGCACCCTTCGTATCGCTCTATTGGGCCAGTCTTATGATGGGTCGCTGGACTGCGTCTGTGGGTGCATTCAGTGTGAGCATGGGAGCTAAAAAAATTCTTAATTTTCTCATGCCTTACCTGGCATTTGCCGTTTTCCTTGCGGTGAACGCTATTGCCCGGCACGATATCAGCTCCTTTTATGTATACGGTTTTGTGATCATTGCCATGATCATAGGTGATATCCTCAGCAAAGGTAATCCTGCACGGATGTTATTGATCTTTGCATCGATGGGCATTACAGCATTAGTGATCGGCATGCTCTCAGAAGGCAAGACCAGTGTGTTTGCATTCATCAGTGTTGGACTTTTCTGCAGTACATTGTGGCCCTGTATTTTCACCCTGGCCATCGCCGGTCTGGGTAAACATACCAACCAGGGAAGCAGCATGCTCATTATGATGATTATGGGAGGCGGACTGGTGAGTTTACTGCAAGGATGGGTAGCTTCGGATCATATATTGGGCATCCGGTATAGCTATGTGGTAGGCGTAGCGTGTTTTGCTTACCTTGCGTTTTACGCAATCCGTTCAAAAGCTATTTTGAAAGCACAGGGAATTGATTATGATATAAAAACAAGTGGAGCTCATTAA
- a CDS encoding ROK family protein yields MVKKTQGVEPLAIGIDIGGTNTKFGIVDEVGNILFSSDMSTRIHKDVNSFIDELYNNLHPFIEQAGGIGRIKGIGVGAPNGNYYTGTIEYAPNLPWKGIIPLGKLIEDKFKIPAIITNDANAAALGEMMYGAAQGMKDFIMITLGTGVGSGIVANGHLIYGHDGFAGELGHTIIIPDGRLHEGTGKKGSLESYASATGVRLTALEFLEKSPKPSLLRALPQDSIDSKAVHDAAMEGDELAKEIFEYTGKILGIALANFVMFSSPEAIILFGGLTKAGDMILKPTRESMENTLIQVFQNKVRILVSHLKSADAAILGASALVW; encoded by the coding sequence ATGGTGAAGAAAACGCAGGGTGTAGAGCCTTTGGCTATTGGAATCGATATCGGTGGCACCAACACCAAATTCGGAATTGTAGATGAAGTAGGTAATATACTTTTCTCGAGCGATATGTCAACCCGGATTCACAAAGATGTGAACAGTTTCATTGACGAGTTATACAACAACCTGCATCCTTTCATTGAGCAGGCCGGCGGCATAGGCCGCATCAAAGGGATCGGCGTAGGCGCTCCCAACGGTAATTATTACACCGGCACCATTGAATACGCACCCAACCTGCCCTGGAAAGGCATTATCCCATTGGGTAAGCTGATCGAAGACAAGTTCAAAATACCCGCGATCATCACCAATGATGCCAATGCAGCTGCACTGGGTGAAATGATGTATGGTGCGGCACAGGGCATGAAGGACTTTATCATGATCACACTGGGCACCGGTGTGGGCAGCGGTATCGTAGCCAATGGGCACCTTATATACGGGCATGATGGTTTTGCCGGTGAACTCGGACATACCATCATCATACCAGACGGCCGCCTGCACGAAGGCACCGGTAAAAAAGGATCACTGGAAAGTTATGCATCTGCAACAGGCGTACGCCTCACCGCGTTGGAATTCCTGGAGAAAAGCCCCAAACCCAGCCTGCTTCGCGCCCTACCGCAAGACAGCATTGACTCCAAAGCAGTACACGATGCCGCCATGGAAGGCGATGAACTGGCCAAAGAAATATTTGAATATACCGGTAAGATATTGGGCATCGCCCTGGCGAACTTTGTCATGTTCTCCAGTCCGGAAGCTATTATTCTTTTCGGAGGCCTTACCAAAGCTGGTGATATGATACTGAAACCTACGCGCGAAAGCATGGAAAACACCCTCATACAGGTGTTCCAGAATAAAGTGCGGATTTTGGTGAGTCACCTTAAATCGGCAGATGCTGCTATACTAGGAGCGTCGGCGTTGGTGTGGTAA
- the lipA gene encoding lipoyl synthase: MQELPVVPKVDTNEHKLQKPNWLRVKLPIGASYKHVRGLVDTHKLHTICESGNCPNMGECWSEGTATFMILGNICTRSCGFCAVATGRPEPVDWDEPQRVAEAIHLMTVKHAVITSVDRDELKDGGSIIWFNTIKAVKALNPGTTLETLIPDFRGNAEQVQRIIDAAPEVVSHNMETVERLTRQVRIQAKYRRSLDVLRMLKEGGMRTKTGIMLGLGETKEEVIQSMEDLLTVGCDVLTLGQYLQPTKKHLAVQRFVHPDEFAELREIGYELGFDYVESGPLVRSSYHSEKHVIPGWGKEKWMQEKLTTPTPTLLV, from the coding sequence ATGCAAGAGTTACCCGTAGTTCCCAAAGTTGATACCAACGAACATAAACTTCAAAAACCCAATTGGCTTCGTGTAAAGCTGCCTATTGGCGCCAGTTATAAGCACGTACGCGGACTGGTGGATACCCATAAATTACATACCATTTGTGAAAGCGGCAATTGCCCGAATATGGGCGAATGCTGGAGCGAAGGCACTGCCACTTTCATGATACTGGGCAATATCTGTACCCGCAGTTGTGGTTTTTGTGCCGTAGCCACCGGCAGGCCCGAACCGGTGGATTGGGATGAGCCGCAGCGTGTAGCGGAAGCCATTCACCTGATGACGGTAAAGCATGCCGTGATTACGAGTGTAGACCGCGACGAGCTCAAAGACGGCGGATCCATTATATGGTTCAATACCATCAAAGCGGTCAAAGCCCTCAACCCGGGTACCACGCTCGAAACGTTGATCCCCGATTTCAGGGGCAATGCAGAACAGGTGCAACGCATCATCGATGCTGCGCCTGAAGTGGTGAGTCATAATATGGAAACAGTAGAGCGTTTAACCAGGCAGGTACGCATACAGGCTAAATACCGTCGCAGTCTCGATGTGTTGCGTATGTTGAAAGAAGGAGGCATGCGTACCAAAACGGGTATCATGCTGGGACTGGGAGAGACCAAAGAAGAAGTGATCCAAAGTATGGAAGACCTGCTTACAGTAGGTTGTGATGTACTTACCCTGGGGCAATACCTGCAACCTACCAAAAAACATTTAGCTGTTCAGCGTTTCGTGCATCCCGATGAGTTTGCTGAACTGCGTGAAATAGGATATGAGCTCGGTTTTGATTATGTAGAGAGTGGTCCGCTGGTGCGTTCCTCTTACCATAGTGAAAAACACGTCATACCCGGATGGGGAAAAGAAAAATGGATGCAGGAAAAACTTACCACACCAACGCCGACGCTCCTAGTATAG
- a CDS encoding OsmC family protein has translation MTSQIIYKGDLRTTATHLQSGTVIETDAPTDNQGKGERFSPTDLVATALGTCMITTMAIKARTMNIELDGTRVDVTKIMVSDPRRVGKIVAHMYMPAGLHVDEKTKEILERTARTCPVERSLHPDVALDIAFYW, from the coding sequence ATGACTTCACAAATTATTTATAAAGGTGATTTGCGTACCACTGCTACGCACCTGCAGAGCGGAACTGTTATAGAGACCGATGCGCCTACCGATAACCAGGGGAAGGGAGAACGTTTCTCTCCTACCGACCTTGTAGCGACAGCTTTGGGCACCTGTATGATTACTACCATGGCCATCAAGGCAAGAACGATGAATATTGAGTTGGATGGGACCCGTGTGGATGTAACCAAAATAATGGTAAGCGACCCTCGTCGCGTTGGCAAGATCGTAGCACACATGTATATGCCTGCCGGCTTGCATGTAGATGAAAAAACAAAAGAGATCCTCGAGAGAACGGCGCGCACCTGTCCTGTTGAAAGAAGCCTGCATCCCGATGTAGCGCTCGATATCGCTTTCTACTGGTAA
- a CDS encoding DUF2851 family protein translates to MNERLLQFIWQFQYFNAKELFTTQGERVVIERCGMLNLHQGPDFSEAWIHIGNTTWVGAVELHLLASDWNRHRHYDDPYYQKIILHVVWEEDELLFDGYGNRIPTLELKHRIAASLLQRYRCIMDNPMPVSCASFLPALTPLAWYAWKERLAAERLEQKAMQVLETLQQCNGDWEEVCWRSIAGNFGGKVNRILFEQVATALPVRLLARHRNRRTQLEALLMGQANLLGHAGKDAYGLLLQTEYAFYRNKYKLVPSALPAAFLRMRPASFPTIRLSQLAALFHRCPSFYSLFCEARSVASLSTVFADIAADDYWNTHYHFKEESKSQPKYLGRYMADNLIINTVIPLLFAHATYHNAAHQKADLLSWLLELPAEQNRITREWQTMGITIHSALDSQAMTELSNHYCAKKRCLVCAVGNKILNAG, encoded by the coding sequence ATGAACGAGCGGTTGTTGCAATTCATCTGGCAGTTCCAGTATTTCAATGCGAAGGAGTTGTTTACCACGCAGGGAGAAAGGGTGGTGATAGAGCGTTGTGGTATGCTGAACCTGCACCAGGGTCCCGATTTCTCGGAAGCATGGATACATATCGGGAATACTACCTGGGTGGGCGCTGTAGAACTGCACCTGCTTGCGTCTGACTGGAACAGGCACCGGCATTATGATGACCCATATTATCAAAAGATCATCCTGCATGTAGTATGGGAAGAAGATGAATTATTGTTCGATGGCTACGGGAACAGGATACCTACGCTCGAACTGAAACATAGGATCGCTGCTTCTTTGTTGCAGCGTTATCGATGCATCATGGATAATCCCATGCCTGTTTCCTGTGCTTCTTTTTTACCTGCACTCACCCCACTGGCATGGTATGCATGGAAAGAACGGCTGGCTGCTGAAAGACTGGAACAGAAAGCCATGCAGGTACTCGAAACATTGCAGCAATGCAATGGCGATTGGGAAGAAGTCTGCTGGCGTTCGATTGCCGGCAATTTCGGTGGTAAAGTGAACCGCATATTGTTTGAACAGGTGGCAACTGCATTGCCAGTGCGATTGTTGGCGCGTCATCGCAATCGCAGAACACAACTGGAAGCCCTTTTAATGGGGCAGGCCAACCTGCTGGGCCATGCCGGCAAGGATGCATATGGACTTTTACTGCAAACGGAATATGCATTCTACAGGAATAAATACAAGTTGGTGCCATCCGCTTTGCCGGCCGCTTTTCTGCGTATGCGACCTGCATCGTTTCCCACGATACGGCTGTCCCAACTGGCTGCATTGTTCCATCGCTGCCCCTCATTTTATTCATTGTTCTGCGAAGCACGGTCAGTTGCTTCATTGTCAACTGTATTTGCAGATATCGCAGCAGATGATTACTGGAACACGCATTACCACTTCAAAGAAGAAAGTAAATCGCAACCCAAATACCTTGGCCGGTATATGGCCGATAACCTCATCATCAACACGGTGATCCCGCTTTTATTTGCCCATGCCACTTATCATAACGCTGCACATCAAAAAGCCGACCTGCTTTCCTGGTTACTGGAATTGCCTGCTGAGCAGAACAGGATTACCAGGGAATGGCAGACCATGGGCATAACCATCCACTCAGCGCTGGATTCACAGGCGATGACGGAACTCAGTAATCATTATTGTGCAAAGAAAAGGTGCCTGGTATGCGCGGTGGGCAATAAAATACTCAATGCCGGTTAA